One segment of Radiobacillus kanasensis DNA contains the following:
- the rbsB gene encoding ribose ABC transporter substrate-binding protein RbsB, whose product MKNIWKTFGLLVLVLLIAAGCSTESPTADSGNEEGESQSSDDTLSIGLSISTQNNPFFVSLKEGAEAAAEEASVELTTVDAQDDPAKQVSDIEDLITQEVDLLLINPTDSAAITSAIESANKADIPVITVDRSAEGGEVVAHIASDNVKGGEMAAEFIVEQLGGKGKVVELQGIPGSSAANERGKGFHNIVDNESGIEVVASQTANFNRAEGLSVMENIIQSTSDFQAVFAHNDEMALGALEALSAAGMEDVVVVGFDATDDAKAAVEEGRMAATIAQQPKLIGEKGVETAIKVFEGETVEEFIPVELSLVK is encoded by the coding sequence ATGAAAAATATTTGGAAAACATTTGGATTACTTGTACTTGTTCTTTTAATTGCTGCCGGCTGTTCTACAGAATCACCAACTGCAGATTCTGGGAATGAAGAGGGAGAAAGCCAAAGTTCAGACGATACTTTGTCAATTGGTCTATCAATCTCAACTCAAAACAACCCATTCTTTGTTAGTTTGAAAGAAGGAGCAGAAGCAGCGGCTGAAGAGGCGAGTGTTGAACTAACAACTGTTGATGCTCAAGATGATCCTGCAAAGCAAGTTAGTGATATTGAGGATTTAATCACACAAGAAGTAGATCTTTTACTTATAAATCCTACTGATTCTGCAGCAATTACATCAGCAATCGAATCTGCCAATAAAGCAGATATTCCTGTTATTACGGTTGACCGTAGTGCTGAAGGTGGCGAGGTAGTAGCTCATATTGCTTCCGATAACGTTAAAGGTGGAGAAATGGCTGCAGAGTTTATCGTTGAACAACTTGGCGGTAAAGGCAAAGTCGTGGAGTTACAAGGTATTCCTGGTTCCTCTGCCGCGAATGAGAGAGGTAAAGGATTTCACAATATTGTAGATAATGAAAGTGGAATTGAAGTGGTAGCTTCTCAAACTGCCAACTTCAATCGTGCAGAAGGTCTAAGTGTTATGGAAAATATTATTCAAAGTACTTCTGATTTCCAAGCTGTATTTGCTCATAATGATGAGATGGCATTAGGTGCTTTAGAGGCCCTTAGTGCAGCAGGTATGGAAGATGTAGTTGTCGTAGGTTTTGATGCAACTGACGATGCAAAAGCAGCCGTAGAAGAAGGACGTATGGCAGCTACTATCGCTCAACAACCTAAATTAATTGGTGAAAAAGGTGTAGAAACTGCAATAAAAGTATTTGAAGGTGAAACTGTAGAAGAATTTATTCCAGTTGAGTTGTCGCTTGTTAAATAA
- a CDS encoding ABC transporter permease, whose product MTKNIKNSIQKLGPMIGLVMIVIVLSFISEDFFTLDNILNVLRQVSINALIAFGMTFVILTGGIDLSVGSILAFSSVLTAGLLTSGMDPFLAVLLGALSGGVMGAVNGLAITKGKVAPFIATLATMTIFRGLTLVYTDGRPITGLSDSFVFEMIGGGYVFGVPFPVIIMIVFYGICLFLLSKTVFGRQVYSVGGNEEASILSGIKTDRVKIWVYSISGLLSAVSGIILLSRLNSAQPTAGTTYELDAIAAVVLGGTSLSGGRGWIFGTFVGALIIGVLNNGLNLLNVSSFYQQVVKGGVILLAVLLDRKNAS is encoded by the coding sequence ATGACCAAAAATATAAAGAATTCCATTCAAAAGCTTGGACCAATGATTGGCCTTGTAATGATCGTAATTGTTCTTTCCTTTATAAGTGAAGATTTCTTTACTCTCGACAATATTTTAAATGTGTTACGTCAAGTTTCCATTAATGCGCTCATTGCATTTGGTATGACTTTTGTTATTTTGACAGGAGGTATTGATCTTTCTGTTGGTTCAATATTGGCATTTTCCAGTGTTTTAACCGCTGGTTTATTAACGAGTGGTATGGACCCATTTTTAGCAGTACTTTTGGGAGCGCTTTCTGGTGGGGTAATGGGCGCGGTCAATGGATTAGCAATAACGAAAGGAAAAGTAGCTCCATTTATTGCGACACTAGCAACGATGACTATCTTTCGCGGACTTACTTTAGTTTATACGGACGGTCGCCCCATCACTGGATTGTCAGACAGCTTTGTTTTTGAAATGATCGGTGGCGGTTATGTATTTGGTGTTCCGTTTCCAGTAATTATCATGATTGTATTTTATGGAATTTGTTTATTTTTGCTTAGTAAAACCGTTTTCGGTAGACAGGTTTATTCCGTTGGTGGAAATGAAGAAGCCTCCATATTGTCAGGGATTAAAACAGATCGAGTGAAAATATGGGTATATTCTATTTCCGGATTGCTCTCGGCTGTTTCAGGGATTATCCTATTAAGCCGTCTAAATTCTGCCCAGCCTACCGCAGGAACAACTTATGAACTGGACGCCATTGCTGCTGTTGTATTAGGTGGTACTAGTTTATCTGGAGGAAGAGGTTGGATATTTGGTACATTTGTCGGTGCACTTATTATTGGTGTTTTAAATAATGGTTTAAATCTACTAAATGTATCTTCCTTCTATCAACAGGTTGTAAAGGGTGGAGTTATTTTACTCGCCGTCTTATTAGATAGAAAAAATGCAAGCTAG
- a CDS encoding sugar ABC transporter ATP-binding protein yields the protein MKETPYVEMRSIHKSFSGNQVLQDVNLEVEQGEVHALMGENGAGKSTLMKILTGIYKYDEGSIKVNGEEITFSNPKEAENAGISVIHQELNVIPYLTVSQNMFLGKEMRYGKTGILKEKEMRASTKNSLQRLGIDINPDQVLGELSVGQQQMVEIARALSTNAKLIIMDEPTAALTDREISSLFDVIHNLRKSGVSIIYISHRLEEIFNICDRITVLRDGEYIGTQNIVDTTFEEVVRMMVGRELGERFPKRTTVPGEVRLKVTNLSRPGWFEKVSFEVRKGEILGVAGLMGAGRTEIMKALFGGKTNKAKGDVILNGKPLIIKHPVDAIRAGIGFITEDRKDEGLILPFSIRDNVSLTNLQGLSSFGILSRKKEEELAKVTIQKLRIKSTGGEQLVKSLSGGNQQKVVIGKWLAIKPQILILDEPTRGVDIGAKKEIYQIMNQLTEEGVSIIMVSSELPEVLGMSDRIAVMREGKLVTILNKEEADQEKIMQAATGGE from the coding sequence ATGAAAGAAACCCCTTATGTAGAAATGAGATCTATTCATAAATCTTTTTCTGGAAACCAAGTCTTACAAGATGTGAACTTAGAGGTGGAACAGGGTGAAGTTCATGCTCTTATGGGAGAGAATGGAGCAGGTAAATCTACTCTGATGAAGATTTTAACGGGGATTTATAAATATGATGAAGGCTCCATTAAAGTGAATGGTGAAGAAATCACATTTTCTAATCCTAAGGAAGCTGAAAATGCTGGTATTTCAGTTATTCATCAGGAATTAAATGTGATTCCTTATTTAACAGTTTCTCAAAATATGTTTTTAGGAAAAGAAATGCGATATGGCAAAACTGGGATATTGAAAGAAAAAGAAATGAGAGCGAGTACGAAAAATAGCCTTCAGAGATTAGGGATTGATATAAATCCTGATCAAGTATTAGGTGAATTGTCTGTGGGGCAGCAGCAGATGGTGGAAATTGCACGTGCTCTATCTACAAATGCAAAGCTAATCATCATGGATGAACCGACTGCTGCTTTAACGGATCGTGAGATATCTTCACTATTTGATGTAATTCATAATCTTAGAAAATCAGGTGTTAGCATCATATACATCTCGCATCGTTTGGAAGAGATATTTAACATTTGTGACCGAATTACAGTCTTAAGAGATGGAGAATATATTGGAACACAAAATATAGTGGATACAACATTTGAAGAAGTGGTAAGAATGATGGTTGGACGTGAGTTAGGTGAACGTTTCCCTAAAAGAACTACTGTACCCGGGGAAGTTCGATTGAAGGTAACTAATCTATCCAGACCTGGTTGGTTTGAAAAGGTATCCTTTGAGGTCCGTAAAGGTGAAATATTAGGTGTAGCTGGGTTAATGGGTGCGGGAAGAACGGAAATCATGAAAGCTCTTTTTGGAGGCAAAACAAATAAAGCGAAGGGAGACGTTATCCTCAATGGGAAGCCATTAATAATTAAACATCCCGTCGATGCCATTAGGGCTGGAATTGGTTTTATTACAGAGGATAGGAAAGATGAAGGTCTTATTCTTCCGTTTTCGATTCGTGATAATGTTTCTTTAACCAATTTACAAGGACTTTCTTCATTCGGTATTTTGTCTAGAAAAAAAGAAGAAGAACTTGCTAAGGTTACGATTCAAAAACTAAGAATTAAATCAACTGGAGGAGAACAGCTTGTTAAGTCTTTAAGTGGTGGGAATCAGCAAAAAGTTGTAATTGGAAAATGGCTTGCGATTAAACCACAGATACTAATATTAGATGAACCAACTAGAGGTGTCGATATTGGTGCCAAGAAGGAAATCTATCAGATTATGAATCAATTAACAGAAGAAGGGGTTTCCATAATTATGGTTTCTTCCGAATTGCCAGAAGTTCTCGGAATGAGTGATCGTATTGCTGTCATGAGAGAAGGTAAACTGGTTACTATTTTGAACAAGGAAGAAGCAGATCAGGAAAAAATTATGCAGGCTGCAACTGGAGGGGAATAG
- the rbsD gene encoding D-ribose pyranase, producing MKKHGILNSEISRVLSKLGHTDQIVIADCGLPIPDGVKRIDLALKLGSPSFHEVFSVVLDDMEVEKMIFAEEIKVKNLKLHNNLMKEADDLELEYVPHEDFKRACKDAKVVIRTGEASPYANVLLQSGVIF from the coding sequence ATGAAAAAACACGGGATATTGAATAGTGAAATTTCTAGGGTCCTTTCGAAACTGGGGCATACGGATCAGATTGTAATAGCGGATTGTGGACTACCAATTCCTGACGGTGTAAAAAGAATTGATTTAGCTTTGAAACTTGGAAGTCCTTCCTTCCATGAAGTGTTTTCAGTTGTTTTAGACGATATGGAAGTTGAAAAAATGATTTTTGCTGAAGAAATTAAAGTGAAAAATTTAAAACTCCATAACAATCTGATGAAAGAAGCGGATGACTTGGAACTGGAATACGTTCCTCATGAGGACTTTAAAAGAGCATGTAAAGATGCAAAGGTTGTAATCAGAACTGGAGAAGCAAGTCCTTATGCAAATGTATTATTGCAATCAGGTGTCATCTTTTAA
- the rbsK gene encoding ribokinase, protein MAQKRVTVIGSINMDITVHVDQIPQQGETIMGLGSANYPGGKGANQAVAAAKLGAYTSMIATVGEDMFGHQLMENLRKNKVFVSNVEPVTYLETGTAIILLCNNDNRIIVNSGANSSLTEEVLIRNKDTIQSSDVVLLQLEIPLPSVYRAAKIAKDAGVKVILNPAPYHNLPTSLLEMVDYITPNETEAAALLKDSENPRALKDKLIITNGEDGISFYERNEEKRIPSFSVQVKDTTGAGDAFNGAFAVKIAEGYSKEEACKFANAVAAISITKVGAQSGLPNLEEVENFITKGR, encoded by the coding sequence ATGGCACAGAAAAGGGTAACAGTAATTGGCAGTATAAATATGGACATCACCGTTCATGTCGATCAAATCCCTCAACAAGGGGAAACAATCATGGGGCTTGGATCGGCTAATTATCCAGGAGGGAAAGGGGCCAATCAAGCTGTCGCAGCCGCTAAACTTGGTGCCTATACAAGTATGATTGCAACTGTCGGAGAAGACATGTTTGGACACCAACTCATGGAGAATTTGAGAAAGAATAAAGTTTTTGTGAGTAATGTGGAACCGGTTACATATCTGGAAACTGGTACAGCAATTATTTTGCTATGTAATAATGACAATCGTATTATTGTAAATTCTGGTGCTAATTCATCATTGACAGAAGAGGTTTTAATAAGAAATAAGGATACCATTCAATCTTCAGATGTTGTATTACTTCAATTAGAGATTCCGCTTCCATCCGTTTACCGTGCAGCAAAAATTGCAAAGGATGCTGGGGTTAAAGTTATTCTAAATCCTGCTCCTTATCATAATTTGCCTACTTCTTTATTAGAAATGGTGGATTATATAACACCTAATGAAACGGAAGCAGCAGCGCTATTAAAGGATTCTGAAAATCCTAGAGCCTTAAAAGATAAGTTGATTATTACGAATGGAGAAGACGGAATTTCCTTCTATGAGCGGAATGAAGAGAAAAGGATTCCTTCCTTTTCTGTACAAGTAAAAGATACAACTGGTGCAGGAGATGCATTTAATGGTGCTTTTGCCGTGAAGATTGCAGAGGGTTATAGCAAAGAAGAAGCATGTAAATTTGCCAATGCAGTTGCGGCTATATCTATTACGAAAGTAGGGGCGCAATCTGGGCTCCCTAATTTAGAAGAAGTAGAGAATTTCATAACAAAAGGAAGGTGA
- a CDS encoding LacI family DNA-binding transcriptional regulator has product MATIRDVAKHAGVSVATVSRVLNNNGYVNDETRKKVMSSIERLEYQPNELARSLYKRSSKMIGLIVPDIMNPFFPELARAVEDIATRKEYTFVLCNSDDQLVKEQKYFNVLKQKYVDGFIVVTSTLTAEHTNGMNVPIVALDRPIAKHIPSFMVDNYEGAKIAVQHLLDNGCKKIAHIRGPEQVYNAKLRLQGYIDTVSHYPWFNENLIVTGNYNLSLAKEVAIKLLKNNPDVDGIFAGNDVMAIGVIKAAEELGINVPNQLAIVGFDGISLGETTSPTLTTIQQPIYEMGSKATELLIKIIEKDRTLQDDLHVQYPAKLLKRQSTQRKA; this is encoded by the coding sequence ATGGCAACTATTAGAGATGTAGCAAAACATGCCGGAGTTTCTGTGGCCACTGTATCTCGAGTTTTAAATAATAATGGCTATGTAAACGATGAAACGAGAAAGAAAGTTATGTCTTCGATTGAAAGGCTAGAGTATCAACCAAATGAATTGGCTAGATCCCTTTATAAAAGAAGTTCAAAAATGATTGGGTTAATTGTGCCAGATATAATGAACCCGTTCTTCCCAGAACTAGCGCGAGCAGTCGAGGATATTGCAACAAGAAAAGAATATACATTTGTGCTTTGTAATTCTGACGATCAGTTAGTCAAAGAACAGAAGTACTTTAATGTGTTAAAACAAAAATATGTAGATGGGTTTATTGTTGTCACAAGTACGTTAACTGCCGAGCACACTAATGGAATGAATGTTCCGATTGTTGCACTTGACCGTCCAATTGCAAAGCATATTCCTTCCTTTATGGTTGATAACTATGAGGGGGCAAAGATTGCTGTTCAGCACTTATTGGATAACGGTTGTAAGAAAATAGCACATATACGTGGACCTGAACAAGTATATAATGCAAAATTGCGACTTCAGGGTTACATAGATACCGTTTCTCATTACCCGTGGTTCAATGAGAACTTAATTGTAACAGGAAATTATAATCTTTCCCTTGCTAAGGAAGTGGCTATTAAACTATTAAAGAACAATCCTGATGTGGATGGTATTTTTGCTGGGAATGACGTTATGGCTATCGGTGTAATAAAAGCTGCGGAAGAACTAGGGATTAACGTTCCTAATCAGTTAGCAATTGTCGGCTTCGACGGAATTTCTTTAGGAGAAACAACATCACCGACATTAACGACCATTCAACAACCTATCTATGAAATGGGCTCAAAAGCAACAGAGCTACTTATCAAAATAATTGAGAAAGATCGGACATTGCAGGATGACTTACATGTTCAGTATCCAGCAAAGTTGCTGAAAAGACAGTCTACACAAAGAAAGGCATGA
- a CDS encoding M24 family metallopeptidase, with protein sequence MDNQPFHSRLAKLRNHMNNEEIDLLIITSPVNIFYFTGFYSNPHERIMALVIDAERKDEYLFVPLLDFDTAKNASFIQNIVTISDSEDPYQVFASTVSKDASMIGVEKRELSLFQYEQLVSKFPKSNWTDLESFITSLRINKTPDEITKIRSAIHMIEEVMEAGRKVAKVGITELDLLAELEYHMRKIGSDGPSFDPIVLTGKRASLPHGTPGRVAIENNDFLLIDMGVRTEGYCSDITRTFLVGEGTKEQEKIYNIVLEANQKAIEAVQVGESLGKIDIAAREWIKNSGYGDYFNNRVGHGMGMEVHEAPSVHELNTDLVAPGMVFTIEPGIYIPEIGGVRIEDNVYVNENGEVEVLTRYPRELIRI encoded by the coding sequence ATGGATAATCAGCCATTTCATTCAAGACTAGCAAAATTAAGGAATCATATGAACAATGAAGAGATAGATTTATTAATCATTACTTCCCCTGTAAACATTTTTTATTTTACAGGGTTTTATTCAAATCCTCATGAAAGAATTATGGCTCTTGTAATTGATGCTGAAAGGAAAGATGAATATTTATTTGTTCCTTTACTAGATTTTGACACTGCCAAAAATGCGTCCTTTATTCAGAATATAGTAACGATTTCTGATTCTGAAGATCCGTATCAAGTTTTTGCATCAACCGTAAGCAAAGATGCTTCTATGATAGGGGTTGAAAAGAGAGAATTGTCTCTTTTTCAGTATGAGCAATTAGTGAGCAAGTTTCCTAAATCTAATTGGACAGATCTTGAAAGCTTTATCACTTCCTTACGTATTAATAAGACACCAGATGAGATCACTAAAATTCGCAGCGCGATACATATGATTGAGGAAGTCATGGAAGCAGGAAGGAAAGTAGCAAAGGTTGGCATTACTGAACTAGATTTGCTTGCGGAGCTGGAATATCATATGCGAAAAATTGGATCTGATGGCCCATCTTTTGACCCGATTGTTTTAACTGGAAAAAGAGCTTCGCTTCCCCACGGAACCCCGGGACGAGTGGCTATTGAAAATAATGATTTTCTCCTCATCGACATGGGGGTTCGAACAGAGGGGTACTGTTCAGACATTACGAGAACGTTTCTGGTAGGAGAAGGAACGAAAGAACAAGAAAAAATTTATAATATAGTACTTGAAGCCAATCAAAAGGCAATAGAAGCGGTTCAAGTGGGTGAAAGTCTAGGTAAGATAGACATCGCGGCAAGGGAATGGATAAAAAATTCTGGTTATGGCGATTACTTTAACAATCGAGTTGGCCACGGTATGGGGATGGAAGTCCATGAAGCACCGTCTGTACATGAATTAAATACAGATTTAGTCGCACCGGGAATGGTTTTTACAATTGAACCCGGAATTTATATTCCTGAAATTGGCGGAGTGAGAATTGAAGATAATGTCTATGTGAATGAAAACGGTGAGGTGGAGGTGTTAACTCGTTATCCTAGGGAGTTAATTAGGATATAG
- a CDS encoding proline racemase family protein has translation MRVNHFIHTTDVHIAGAPLRIISQHGLRTQSSMQAYQQELNQTNHLSQWNSILQEPRGHSEMILCIITPPVSNNADAGVLFRNVEGNVEFLNSGMIGVATVLAETGNLVKDEYIFDYVTGQCRVHLVFDHEKNQVKEVKIVELATEHTEQISGTPVMQVNEDNLAIINVEDVNLSLTIDHLNGLKKRATEIFKKGSFHYIVFYQLDNEGSFRILTIDWLGHIDRSPYNGATAFVTYLYKKDRGLFKSGGYTVTNFLGHTVHSRIREMDNGYSQIELTGKAYITGFHRFVIDRTDPLKGGFLVK, from the coding sequence TTGAGAGTAAACCATTTTATTCATACGACTGATGTTCATATTGCAGGAGCACCATTACGTATTATTTCCCAACATGGACTTAGGACACAAAGTTCAATGCAAGCCTACCAACAGGAGCTCAATCAAACCAACCATTTGTCCCAATGGAATAGCATTTTACAAGAACCAAGAGGCCATAGCGAGATGATCTTATGCATCATCACACCCCCAGTTTCAAATAATGCAGATGCAGGAGTTCTGTTTAGAAATGTAGAAGGTAACGTGGAATTCCTAAACTCTGGAATGATCGGAGTAGCAACCGTTCTCGCTGAAACAGGTAATCTAGTAAAAGATGAATATATTTTTGATTATGTCACAGGCCAATGTAGGGTGCACTTAGTATTTGACCATGAAAAAAATCAGGTGAAGGAAGTTAAAATAGTAGAATTGGCAACAGAACATACGGAACAGATTTCTGGAACACCTGTGATGCAAGTAAATGAAGACAACTTGGCAATCATAAATGTGGAGGATGTAAATCTATCCCTTACGATTGATCACTTAAATGGTTTGAAAAAGAGAGCAACGGAAATTTTTAAAAAAGGTAGTTTCCACTATATCGTATTTTATCAATTGGACAACGAAGGCAGCTTTCGAATCCTCACTATTGATTGGTTAGGTCACATTGATCGCTCACCCTATAATGGTGCTACTGCTTTCGTTACTTATTTATATAAAAAGGACCGCGGACTGTTCAAGAGTGGAGGTTACACGGTCACGAACTTTTTAGGCCATACGGTACATTCGCGGATTAGGGAGATGGATAACGGTTATTCCCAGATTGAGTTAACAGGAAAGGCTTATATTACTGGATTTCACCGATTTGTGATTGACCGGACGGATCCTTTGAAAGGTGGGTTCTTGGTGAAATGA
- a CDS encoding proline racemase family protein: protein MKLDKLVTTIDTHTGGNPTRTILSGAPKLVGNTMSDRMLYMKKHYDWFRQVLMNEPRGHDIMSGAILQEPCHPEADIGVIYIETGGYLPMCGHDTIGFCTALIESGLIEYEEPLTVLTLDTPAGLVTVDIEIENGKAKTVSFKNVPSFFYKKVDVDVDGIGKVTVEIGYGGNFYGIVSADKINLSLQKSNASEIIEKAIAIRREVNRNIEVVHPENAFIKGLTHIEFYTSPEHPEAHVKNTVVVPPGGIDRSPCGTGTSAKMSILFAKGELGLNEEFIHESIVGSIFRGYITEVTNVSDFPATINYIGGSAWVTGHHQFLLDYDDPQWKGFLLIPEMEEH, encoded by the coding sequence ATGAAACTAGATAAGCTCGTCACAACTATAGACACGCATACAGGAGGGAATCCGACACGAACCATTCTCAGCGGGGCTCCGAAATTAGTAGGCAATACGATGAGTGACCGAATGTTATATATGAAAAAACATTATGACTGGTTTCGCCAAGTATTGATGAATGAACCTAGGGGCCATGACATAATGTCCGGTGCAATTCTTCAAGAGCCATGTCATCCAGAAGCAGACATTGGAGTCATCTACATTGAGACAGGTGGTTATCTGCCAATGTGTGGACACGATACGATTGGTTTTTGTACGGCATTAATCGAAAGTGGTTTGATTGAATATGAAGAACCCCTCACTGTACTCACGTTAGATACCCCGGCCGGCTTAGTAACAGTTGACATCGAAATAGAAAATGGAAAAGCAAAAACCGTTTCTTTTAAAAATGTCCCATCATTCTTTTATAAAAAAGTAGATGTTGATGTAGATGGAATAGGGAAAGTCACGGTGGAGATCGGTTATGGTGGCAACTTTTATGGAATAGTGAGTGCAGATAAAATTAATTTATCGTTACAAAAATCCAATGCTAGTGAAATCATTGAAAAAGCAATAGCGATAAGAAGAGAAGTGAACCGTAATATAGAAGTCGTTCATCCGGAAAATGCCTTTATTAAAGGGTTAACGCATATCGAATTCTATACATCGCCCGAACATCCAGAGGCACATGTGAAAAATACGGTTGTTGTTCCTCCTGGTGGGATTGATCGGTCGCCATGTGGAACTGGAACCTCTGCAAAAATGTCAATATTATTTGCCAAAGGCGAGCTTGGTTTAAACGAAGAGTTTATTCATGAAAGTATTGTTGGTTCTATTTTCCGTGGCTATATAACAGAGGTTACGAATGTCAGTGATTTTCCGGCGACGATAAACTATATTGGTGGGTCTGCCTGGGTTACTGGCCATCATCAATTTTTACTAGATTATGATGATCCACAGTGGAAAGGTTTTCTATTAATTCCAGAGATGGAAGAACATTAA
- a CDS encoding NAD(P)/FAD-dependent oxidoreductase gives MKQLNTEVAIIGGGIVGCAVAYYTARLGYEVTVIEKGELASGTSSHCDGNILAIDKDPGFDSRMALESQRLIGQLVNDLPMDFEYRQPGSILVCETEEEMVAAEKWVTSQKQAGLPFRMLDRSDLKAESPYLADDLYGGLECVSDSTVNPYMLTYALFEGARQYGAQLLTHCPVKNVFYKNPYEYIVETGEATVTAKYVINCGGVWAPSIGKMLDLNIPIFPRKGHILVSSRQVPVSPRKVMEFGYLISKFGGERVVDKETEEYGVALVFEPTQSQNFLLGSSRQFVGFDTTVNWDVVKTMARRCMRFYPKLKDMSLLRVYAGLRPWTKDNLPIVTEVDQYPGYYIAAGHEGDGIGLSAITGKVISEMIDRKPPSIDISHLRLDRFKEEGVFL, from the coding sequence TTGAAACAATTAAATACAGAGGTAGCTATAATTGGTGGTGGCATTGTGGGATGCGCTGTTGCTTATTATACGGCAAGACTTGGTTATGAAGTGACAGTAATTGAAAAAGGTGAATTAGCAAGTGGGACCAGTTCTCATTGTGATGGGAATATATTAGCAATTGACAAGGACCCTGGATTCGATAGTCGAATGGCTCTGGAGAGTCAAAGGTTGATTGGCCAGCTTGTAAACGACCTACCTATGGATTTTGAGTATAGACAGCCTGGAAGTATTCTAGTTTGTGAGACAGAAGAAGAGATGGTTGCGGCTGAGAAGTGGGTTACTTCACAAAAACAAGCAGGATTGCCCTTTCGGATGCTGGATCGATCTGACTTAAAGGCTGAATCACCCTATTTAGCAGACGATTTATATGGTGGCTTGGAGTGTGTGTCTGATTCAACAGTAAACCCCTATATGCTAACCTACGCTCTTTTTGAAGGAGCTAGACAATACGGAGCCCAATTATTAACACATTGTCCTGTCAAAAACGTTTTTTACAAAAACCCATATGAATATATCGTAGAAACGGGTGAAGCAACCGTTACCGCAAAATATGTAATTAATTGTGGTGGTGTTTGGGCACCATCAATAGGAAAAATGTTGGATCTAAACATCCCTATTTTTCCAAGGAAAGGTCATATTTTAGTATCCTCGCGTCAAGTCCCTGTATCCCCAAGAAAAGTGATGGAATTTGGATATCTAATTTCAAAGTTTGGTGGGGAAAGGGTAGTGGATAAAGAAACAGAAGAATACGGTGTTGCTCTAGTGTTTGAGCCTACCCAAAGCCAAAATTTCCTACTAGGATCTAGTAGACAATTTGTTGGATTTGATACAACTGTTAATTGGGATGTTGTCAAAACTATGGCAAGGAGATGTATGCGGTTTTACCCGAAACTTAAGGACATGAGCTTGCTTAGAGTTTATGCAGGTCTAAGACCTTGGACAAAGGATAATTTACCTATTGTTACAGAAGTGGATCAATATCCTGGCTACTATATTGCTGCAGGGCATGAGGGAGATGGGATTGGTTTATCGGCTATAACTGGGAAAGTAATCTCTGAAATGATAGACCGTAAGCCTCCATCCATAGACATAAGCCATTTGCGTCTAGATAGATTTAAAGAAGAAGGTGTTTTTCTATGA